catacatatacatatacatatacatataataagaTCAATTAACAAAACACAGATGATATCAAACCATATATGATCAATTGATCATTATAGGTAATCATTATAGGTATGATCACATCAATATGAGTTTTTATGTGTGGTTTTTTGGTACTTATGTTTAATCCAATGCAAACCTACAGTTGATCCTCGTTTAATCTTCCTTAATCCTGTTGACGCCACTGCTTTTGTTTTCTCTAAACCATCTTCTAACTTGTCTTTAATCGTGCTACGATTGCTATATGCCGGTTCTACGTACACCGTTTGTCGATCATATTGATCTGCCCACATGTAATTCCTATTGTTTAGATCTTTTGCTGATGCATGATCACCATAATTTCCTTCCATTTTTGAGAGCTAGATTAAACTTCTAGGTTTTTGAGAAAATAATGAAATTGTATGTCTTTGATCAAAAgttgtgtttatatatatacacaaaatagaTAGATGTTGAATTTCAACATCTGCAAGCGCCTTGAACGTCACTCTTCTGGAACATTAATTATTTCTATAATTTTTTAATGTGTAGGACTTTGATTTCACACCTAATAAAAATTATTATGCTAACATAAAGTAAAGTCACCTTCCTTTTAAGTTCTTGAAGTAGATTGACTGGTTACCTAATTTACAAGTTTATTTTTCTTCATTGTATTTTATTCATCCGCGTTCTGTTTTATAAACCAACGACTTCATCCGTTTCATAACCTATACAATATAGGCATGAGCAAATAAACCGAAACCGAACCGGTACCGAACCGATACCGGTACCGAAAACAGAACCGAAAAGGATTCGGTATCGGTTTCGGTTCCAGGAATCGGAGGTTTTCGGTTTCGGTACGGTACGGTACGGTTCCGGTATTTTTTTCGGGAAATTGGTATTTGGTACCGAAATTTAACATTCCAGATTTTATTCTTTATAATAGgtccatatcatataacttatataCTCCGTAAATATCTAGTTAACAATTAAGCTTTGACATTTAATCTAACTAGAATTATAAACAATACGGGTGTCTTTAATTCACGTGGTAAACTCCTATATATGTTTACATGAATTTTAgctgagtttttttttttaatataaattaaaaatgtaTGCATTTAATTTGATAAGAAGTATGCTAATGTGGCTACATATAGTGATGTTTGTAAGTATTgacattatttttttattttatttttttatttatttattttttttaatcttGATTTGCATTTTGCTAAACACACTATGTCAGCCTCCATATTTCGAAGTCTTTTTACATAAACAAACCAAATATTCACTTTTTCAAActttacaacatatatatatatatatatatatatatatatatatatatatatatatatatatatatatatatatatatatatatatacactccatGTAATCTAATATGCATGAATTAATTATGCAAATAAATCATCCATTCCCAATCGAATAAATCTACATTGTTTGGTACTAAACGCGTAAATAATCAACTTTCAGACTCATAATCGTCATCAAACTTTCAAAAGAATCACATTAATGCAATTGATATAAGTACATTAAGTGttacattttcatcatttttaccaAACAGGTAAATAATAAACATGCAAATGAATCAATACCACGTCACTCGTATTATCTACACCCTTGTCAAAAAATTGCGGTACCAAGTGGGTAAAAAAACGAAAAATACCGGTACCGTACCGGTACCGAAACCGGTACCGTATTGAAATTTTGATACGGTTTCGGTTCTCCATTTTACCCAATTTCGGTACCGGTGCTAACCGGTTCCGGTACGGTTCGGTACGGTTCCGGAACCGATCTCATtacaatattatttttatgttagttGAATTTTTTAACAACGGCACTTGAGCAGTTGAGCCTCTCATTAACACAAATAAAATAATTGTACGATAAAATAATCGCCACTACAAATTTAATACAACATGTTCAATTAATCAATTAATTTAAGGGTGTTAATAATAGTCGTAAAGGTTGTGGTTAGAAAACTCAATTAAAATAGTTACATATATCTTCTTTCGTTTCTTTAATATTTGAGTACATCCCCAAATGTAATTTCAAATCGGATTGAAGAATTTGCAATACAATGGATTGCTATCTCCTTTTTTTCAAACTATTTTGTTTTTCTAGTTTTCTTTGTCAGTAGTTAATAATCGATTATAATTCTTTATTTGATTTGACATATATATAGAGTGTGTTTGGGTGAAATTAGTTGTAGCCGGAGCTTATAGCcggagcttatagctggagctggagtttatggactagagctggagctggagcttatttttaaagctggtagCTGGAACTTATTATTTTTtacaagtgtttggtaaactagttggagcttatttttcagttcagaagctctacttttttttcataagctactagaagtagcttattttttaagagcttatgattttcataagctctactttttatgtctaccaaacaaagcttatgacttgaagtttattaaaatcataagctcaagctccaataagctctcataagctccaagaAGCTGTGTGCCAAACACACCCATAGTAGAAGAGTAGATAAAAAAATTTGCATGTATATAAATCTATGGATTTTTATAAGATCGTTATTATCATATACTCCGTATAAAAAAGTAAAAGATTCGGATGCCGATTGAAGGTTTGTGCATCATTTGATGGTTTGAAAGTCACTATTCACTAGCGTTTGTAGGTAGCTGAGTAACTCAGTTATTTTTTCTGCGTCTGgttgttttttttcttttcaacTCTTTTTTCACAAATTGTGGGGTCGGTTAGGGGTGTTCAAAACCAGATATCCAGAATTTCGAATTTCTAAAAATTCGAATAGTGGATTTGTCCATGCGATATCCAGAAACTCAGATAGTGAATTTGTCCATTCGATATCTGAATATTCGAATTTCATATATAATTATGGATTATAGGATATTCggatatattttcgaatatttggaTATATAATTCCGAATTCGGATATATTTCGAATATTTGGATATATTTTTGGATATTCGGAAACCCGAATATCCGATAATTTTGAAAAGTGTATCCGATATCCGATATTCGAATCCGACAAATTGGATATTCAATTATTTAGATATTTTTGAATCGAATTTTTCGGATTGTGAattcggatattttgaacacccctagGTACGGTGTCCTTTTGTTTTATTGTTTATAAATTGCTGATAAGCGGGCCATCCGTGTGTTAGTTGATAACTAAGACCACTTGTATTGGTTGAAGGTGTTTCTTGTGGTGTCACTTGCCTTTTTGCACTTTATGGATGAGTAGGACGTGTTTCTATTTTGAATGGAGTAGTGGTGACGTTTCTTTGTTGGTGTCACTTTGAGTGGAAAGCTGATGTggcattttatttttctttttctgttttatttatttattttaaaaatatttttaaattaTAACAGCTATATTTACTTaaccttttttttcttcttcaaaaaaAAGGGCTACCTTTTACCCTTATATATACAACCATTCTTCTCAAATCATAACACACACTTCATCTCTTCTAAATCTCTCAAATAATAAAACACACACTTTGAAATGAGTCCGTTGAATGTTGTTGTTAAAGTTCATTACGGATGTGAATTTGATCGAGAATTGATGAATTATACCCCGTATGCAACACGAGAATATTACATGGATGTTCGTAAGTGTCCAAATTATATGTCGTTGCTTGAGTTGCTCCAGCGAGACAACTCGGTTTTGTCGTTGCTTGAATTGATGAATTATACCCCGTATGCAACACGGTTTTGTCGTTGCTTGACTCCAACTGTTTGTGAACTTGCTTATCTCTTATTTCCTTAATCCTTGCATCCCGATCCCTCAAATTCCGTTCTAAACGTCTTGGTGGGTTCCTTTGTATCATTCTTTCTTCTCGCCGTCCAATAACAAAACCGTTATTTTGTTGAATCATGTTATGTAGAACAACACAAGCATACATGTGTCTTCTAATTTTTGTTGAAGTCTATAGATCTCGCCGGAGTTTTTAGCTTTAGAAATCTACCATGTAATACTCCAAATGCACGCTCAATATCTTTCCTTGCACTTTCTTGAAACCTTTTAAATTTTTTACGAGGTTCGTCAGTTGGATTATGAGGCGCTTTTACCAACATAGCCCATTATGGGTATATACCATCACCTAAGTAATACCCTCTTTTGTAGCGACGCCCGTTTACTTCAAAGGGCGAAGGTGAAGCTGTTCCATCTTTTATAGTGTTAAACAATGGAGAAAAATTCAAAACGTTAATGTCGTTGTTCGAACCTGCCATACCAAAGAATGCATGCCATATCCACAAATCTTGTGAGGCGACTGCCTCAAGCATAACAGAAGGCCCTTTCTGATCACCTCTTGTGTATTGTCCTTACCAAGCAACATGACAATTCTTCcactcccaatgcatacaatcgataCTACCTAACATACCCGGTAAACCATGTTTTTGTGCATGAAAATTATAAAGTCTAGCAATATCTTCGGCAGTTGGTTTTCGCAAATACTGTCTAGCAAACAAATGAAATACGCATTGACAAAAATTTTCAAGACACAACGCAACCGTTTTCTCCCCAATTTTTATATATTCATCAAACAAATCAGGAGTTGTTCCATACTCCATTTGACGTATGGCCGATGTGCACTTTTGGAGAATTGTCAAACTTTGACGGCCCGTTGCATCGGGCCGTTCCAGGAAATAAATAAAATAGTCAGGAATAACGGCACTATTAAAAATAGATATACCTTCAACAATTCGAAGAAATAACTCACGACTCATTCGAAAACGTCGGTTAAAGTATTTGTCGGGAAACACCGGTGACTCCGCAAAATAATCATTGTATAACCTTATAGCCGCATCTTCTCGATCCCTAGCAATATAAATCCGGGATCGAGGGACTCGAGAACTACTTGCCTCTCCATCGACTTCTTATTGCGTCAGACTATTAACAAACTAACAATCTTTTCGTCATCCGAATCATCCACATGAAACTCTTACATTTTGAAGGTTTTATCCATTTGGAACAAATTAAAATTGTAGATTGTATGTAATTTGATAAGAAAATAAGAAGGAAATGAAAGAGTGTGTGTTAAAATGACAagttcatatagatatatatagaaaatgaaaagtaaaaaaatcaaacaaaattttttttataaGCAACGGTAAAAAAAAACGAGCCAACCACAAACTGCCACGTGTAAGTGACATCCGGCACCCACACCGTCTCTTCGCGACTGACGCCGGCGAAACGCCTGCAGGTGCCGCCGCGATACTTCTGTTTCGGCTTTTCTTGTCTGCCACGCAGGCAAGGTGACGCCGTCACCTTGTTCCGATACAAATGGTCTAAAGGTAGGGTTATGGTAAAACAAGGAAAAAGGAACGGAAAATAAAGCTAAATGCAAATAATGTAAGTGGACATAATGCTAGGTATACcatttttagtactccgtacagtaCATTTTCATCAAATTACATGTTTATTTTAAGGAGTAGGGATCCTTTTCAATATAGTAGGAGTATTAAAGATGTGAAAGACGACATTTTTTAGGAAAGTAGGAATGAAGCATCACCTTCTTTAATTTAATCTATTTTATTTTGAAGCAAGCAATAATAATGGCATGTCTAGTTTGATGTTGTCCTAGTCGTTACTCGTTAAACTCTCTATTGTCGACGTTCAGACGTCAATTATTAAATTCCAACATATCTAGATTTGTCAAAGAGAAAAAAAGGTATACTTTTAAtgcaattaataaataaaattcatAACACACGCCAAATGATTATCATCATTATACGAATTTACTGATTGTGTTCGTTGTCAATCTGGTCAATAATCAATCAATTATCGCTATTATCAAAATAGTAAACGAGTAAATTGATAAATTCATTTGAGTTTACTAAAATATctttaaatgattaaattatattttacacaagttttatgttATAATTTATTTGAGGGTATTTCGAACAGATAACATCAAAAAGTGGTAGATCTATCAAAAATATATTTGAAAATATCACCTCCCATTGATAAAATGGAGCGAGTTTTTTTTATATCAGATAGCTCAATTGAATTATCCCTTGCACGTTTTCAATAATTTCCTTTACCAACCCAAGATCAGGTGAGGATATTAAAACTCTAACCACTAACAAAAGCAATCTTTTTTATTATACAAAAACAAGCAACTCCATTTGCAGTTTTCAGCGTGTAGCAGCTAATGATCATCTATACCAGAACCACGTAAATATTTCTCGAAAAGCCATCGTGATGTAACAAGGGCATCACCTTCACTTTTAACAGGGTAGATGTCTCTAGCATTTTGCCAGTTGTTTGTAAGCTTGATCCATTCTCTCCTCCAACCTTTTAAATCGAAACTTTCTCCCTTTTCAAAACTTTGTATCAAATATTTGAAATAGATAGCTGCTCGAGGACCATAATAGTCTCGTAGAAGCCCACTCCAATACTTGTTTCCTGTACAAACAGTAATGACCACAATCGAATTATATATACTTAAAAAGTTACCAAGCAAATGGTGTAAAAATGAGTGTTCGGCAATTCTGTAAAGCTTCCTTCATCTTTAGCTAAAAATTGCCCAAAAAGGTAACATAAAAGTCACAATTTCTCAAAAAAGGGTATATCGTTTTTTTCTTTGCCCAAAAGGGTGTATGATTTGTATTTAGTGTGTAAAAAAGATTATTATTTTGAAAAAATACCAATAAAGGTAATATTCGTCCGCATGTGCTTCCACATCGACGCCACGTCATCGAACATTTCGGCCAAAAAATTTCCGACAACTTTTTCTGGCCAAAATTCCGATTTTCCGGCAACCACctcatcggagaaaatgatgacgTGGCGCCACATCATCATATTCAATGAGGTGGCGTCTATGTGGAAGCATATGTGGACGAATATTAcctttactagtgaaatgacccgtggaaccacgggtttgtttaaacgaaacagtttaatgataggtattaagtgaacgtaaatgctaaagttatttagttttataacccgtggaaccacataatccaactaagaaactcgtcagctgaacattttatcaaacacctaaaatgcatatttaacaatccacatccaatcataagagataatattggttgtcattttatttaaaagtgtaaatcaaaatataaatgtagaattggtTTCATTCTGGCTAACTTTTATACCTTTTCGTACtcgattcaaaataattaattaaaataatttaactatttaattttaataattaaaataaatattaataagatttaataataataattaattaataagatttaattttaattcaaaattatttaaattaatgacatcacccaccatgcgtagatttttttctttttcttttttattttttcttaacaaagaaattagcctaataatgacatcatcattttagcaatataatagaaactatagatagattgGTATTTTTTCCATATCATAATCCTTTTTACGCACTAAATTCAAAATCAGACATTCTTTTGAGCAAAGAAAAACACGATATAATGGGAAATATTGACTTTTATGTTACCTTTTTGGGCAATTTGCCTAATTTTAATAATACAAAATCTATAAAGAATATGTCACATTTTTTATGCAGAGAGGAGTATGATTATGCATTAGTTGTACTTGTTTGATCTTCAGATCCATTATAATGTTGGTATGTTCTTTGCCATTAAAAAAAAAAGTATGATATATCTACTAGTTTACACTTCATTGTTTAGTTTCGCTACATTAGCATTCACCAAACAACAGAAAGTAACATCTTATGTGCACTTACCATAATCACGAAGCAGGCTAGCTTCCTCTTCTGTGTTATCGAACCACATTGTGATTTGAGTTCTTGCATTCCATTCATACTGTTGATTGTCAATACATTTTAAAAAGTTCAAAAAGCTATATTAATTATTGAATCAACTAAATAAGAAGCTAGTAAAAGATCCAACTTTACCTGTTTCTTTTGTTCTTCATTTATAGCAAGTTGTTTTGAACTCTCTAACCATGGTCCTAATAAAAACCCTTCATGGCAAGCCAACAGTGCGTCCATATCATCGACAAGGTCCAGAAACTTCTTGCTGAGGTAAGCGACACCATCAGCGTCATGCGAATCGTACGCTTCGATGATATCGAGAAATAGATCATTGGCAAACTTCGCTAATGCTTGTCTCGTCAAGTCAACAACATCATACCTGAAAGTGTGACAAATATTTTCAAATTTATTGCAGATAACTAACACAGTAAATCAAAATATTGCAGAGTAATAGTAATTTTAAAAGAATTTTTTAACAGAAATTTTTAACATCCGTCAGAAAGAGGGACTGACTCCGCAACATTTGCAGACCACAGTGACTTTCCTAGGAAAAAAGTTTAGGGACTGAACCTGCAATTCCTACAAACGACAGGGACTATCCTTGTAATTTTGTCAATTAGGAAAGCATGAATTGTTCACCTATATGTGTTACTTCCAGATAGTTCATTACCACCATCAATGAACAACTCTAGTGCACGTATAACTTCTGAAGTTGAGTACCACAAATGTGGTTTGTCAAAATCTTCATTTTCGTCTTTTAGTGAGAATCTTTTCGACAAAGGATTTATAGACCTGAGATATCGTGTTCCGGAAGTTTTCCGTGAAGAAAGAAAAGACGGATCGACATCTGGAAATGCAACTATCACATCCCTATTTTTATCCTGCAGGGGCCAAAAATGCCTATTATCagaattttaatttataaaaacgaAACAATAATATGATCTAAGGATTTAAGACTTCTTACATAGGCACCATCGGTGCAGTTATAAAGTGTGTGATATAATATGTTCCAGGCCTCTTTCAGTGACGGAACAAATCTTCCATATCGCCTAGTTGGATATGAATCAACCCATGTCtggataagatatatatatatatatatattattaataatatatatatatatatatatatatatatatatatatatatatatatatatatatatatatatatatatatatatatatattattaataattaataattaataataagcaGAAGTCAAAAAACATATTTAATTGCATCTGTGAAAATAAGTTTACGGTACCTTGACATCGATTTTGGTGCGCTGAAATGCCATTTCGGACATCAGATCATAAACTATTGGATTCTGCTCAATACCTTCCATGGACATCCCAACACCAACCTAAGaaaaaacatataatgaaaataaAGGTAAATGCATAAAACAACAAACTGCATTAATATATGACCTTGAATAACTTTTATTCAAGATAAAGGCATCATAAGAAACAACAATTCTGAAACGTAATGTTAAAATTAGATCAGAAAATCATAGTCTTTTCAAGACAGTAAAGGAACTTTTATGAGGTTATGCCCAAATTCTAGGTCTGTAAATTGTAGGGTTACCATTGTTGAGTTGTTGCTAATGCGTGCTTCAACAGGTCCAGACCCTACAGAATCTAATACGCCATACATTTCAACATTACCTGCAAAATTATGCAGCATGCACCTGTATagcacccaaaaaaaaaaaaaaaataataaaaaattagaCATTAAGTTGTGCACTTCTCTTTGCATCAACAGACTTAAAAAATATACAGAAAGTAACAGAACAGTTTAACATTGAAACTTTTACAGAACATAACTATAGATGGATCAATTAGAGTGGTAAAGGAAATTTTTAATCTTGAATTATACCCTAGATTTATTATTCTTTGTATTGTTTTATAGATTTTGTAGACTTTAGCACAAATGTCAGACATTATAAGTTAAAGATGAACTGAAAAGAAGGAGGTGTAACTTTCCAGATATAAGGAACACCATAGAACTGATCTGAAGTAGTCCAAATAGGTGTGACTTCAGCAAAAAGATCAAGAACAATCATTTTCCCAATAGGAACAGCATCTAGGAGTGCCTGAAACAAGAATGCAACTTAGCtgacaccaaaaaaaaaaaaaaaaaaaaaaaaaaaaaaaattgtttattgTTAATTGATATATACAGGTAGATAGATCATGCAAGATTAATAAATCATGGTTTTAAAGTGGATAAAAAGGGGGAACCTGCATCTGTGGAGGCCTCCAGTAGGGATCATATGCAAACAGCCATCCCTGCCGACatataataataaatcaaataaCAAATTAATAAAATTTTCCATTAATATTAGTTTATAGCAAGGAAATAAGAAAAGATTTATATGGTTGGTTACCTGCATTAACCAAACAGCATCATCATCACCACTTTGCATTCCTTTAAAGATTGCAGCAGCCAGGGAAGAAATGTATTCCGGATCATCTGTTGGTGGCGTATTCTCATCAAATGTGTCACTGTAAAAAGTAACATATGAGAGATCATTAAGGTAATTTGGTGATACATATATAGGGCTGTGAATGAGTCTAGCTACTCGAGTTCGGCTGCTTAAAAACTCGGTTTgagccgagcctaaacgagctcgagcccAAGTTCAAATGTAAGTTGGGGCTCGTTTAATAAACAAGCTCTATCTTGAGCAATATATGTCCAGATTGTTTACGCTCACGAGCCTAAATGAGCATTCAAATGCCAATGGGTGGAGAGCTTTACCAGTTGTATATGTGGCTACTTCGTCCATACTCTGAAAACAGGCAATTTCAGAAATAAGAATAGTAGAAAGGTTTATGTTCTTCTGATCATAAAAATCCAATGACTGTCATATAATGATAAGTAAAAGTCCACACCTTTGATTTGTTGACTTATAAATGCTTTCCCAATCTCGATGAATAAAGGATCAGTTGCATCAAGAAGATAAGTACAGCACCATTTAGGGTTGCTGTCAACTGTAAACCTAGAAGAAATAACATCATGACAAATTCCTAAATAAAGTGGTTGCTGTAATTTAAAAATTATCGATTATTGTGTGTTACTCAAATATACTTTAGACTTCTATAAAATAAGAAATTCCATATTAGTTATACAAAACAAAAAATGCTCACCAATTTCCTAGACGTGTTATCTTGGCCGATGGATATACATTCTTCAAAGCAGCAGGTACATTTCCTGAGAAAGCTGGCAGGACTGCAATAAACCActacattaattaattattatttcttAAAAATTCAATATTCATAACGAAATACTCATTTTACCATAGTAGCCGACGTTATTAAAATCAATATTCAAAACGAAATACTCATTTTACCATAGTAGCCCACGTTATTAAAATCGTAACAGAAACTTAACGTAAACAATCTGGTGTACCTGGAGTCATTCCGAGCTCATACATTCTAGCAAGAATTTTCTTCTGCATTGCTAGTTGTTGATCTAACCAACTTTGCGGCAATGGTCCACCCCATCTACAATCAATATATAAACTTAACATGTAAGATTTAAAAAACCAAgtaaagaaaatataaaataaataagagCATTAAGCTCACCCATGTAAGTTGGCCATGCGAGACCATGCAAGAAATGCGGGACCTCCAAAGAAATCGCCCAATTCAGAATTGCTAATATTAAATTTCTGCAAAAAGCACCACAACCATTTATCAAGAGGTGGAAAGCAATAAACATAACCAGGCTCAAAAGAAAGTTTTGAACTGATATTATgttattgataattataatgacaAACAAT
This genomic window from Rutidosis leptorrhynchoides isolate AG116_Rl617_1_P2 chromosome 2, CSIRO_AGI_Rlap_v1, whole genome shotgun sequence contains:
- the LOC139889259 gene encoding uncharacterized protein produces the protein MGALFSVPFSLFYHNPTFRPFVSEQGDGVTLPAWQTRKAETEVSRRHLQAFRRRQSRRDGVGAGCHLHVAVCVDGEASSSRVPRSRIYIARDREDAAIRLYNDYFAESPVFPDKYFNRRFRMSRELFLRIVEGISIFNSAVIPDYFIYFLERPDATGRQSLTILQKCTSAIRQMEYGTTPDLFDEYIKIGEKTVALCLENFCQCVFHLFARQYLRKPTAEDIARLYNFHAQKHGLPGMLGSIDCSNNDINVLNFSPLFNTIKDGTASPSPFEVNGRRYKRGYYLGDGIYP
- the LOC139892459 gene encoding alpha-N-acetylglucosaminidase-like isoform X2, producing the protein MTAYVTLIFTIVILLFTVTHSSTVGVQYVSGLLQIQDRERASSSVQISAARAVLDRFIPSHSSSFDFQIITKEHCGGVSCFMISNLPTSHLPGAPEIRISGVTGVELLTGLHWYLKNLCGAHISWDKTGGSQLSSVPKAGSLPRMKDDGLLIQRPVPWNYYQNAVTSSYTFAWWDWQRWEKEIDWMALHGINMPLAFTGQEAIWQKVFEKFNISNSELGDFFGGPAFLAWSRMANLHGWGGPLPQSWLDQQLAMQKKILARMYELGMTPVLPAFSGNVPAALKNVYPSAKITRLGNWFTVDSNPKWCCTYLLDATDPLFIEIGKAFISQQIKEYGRSSHIYNCDTFDENTPPTDDPEYISSLAAAIFKGMQSGDDDAVWLMQGWLFAYDPYWRPPQMQALLDAVPIGKMIVLDLFAEVTPIWTTSDQFYGVPYIWCMLHNFAGNVEMYGVLDSVGSGPVEARISNNSTMVGVGMSMEGIEQNPIVYDLMSEMAFQRTKIDVKDKNRDVIVAFPDVDPSFLSSRKTSGTRYLRSINPLSKRFSLKDENEDFDKPHLWYSTSEVIRALELFIDGGNELSGSNTYRYDVVDLTRQALAKFANDLFLDIIEAYDSHDADGVAYLSKKFLDLVDDMDALLACHEGFLLGPWLESSKQLAINEEQKKQYEWNARTQITMWFDNTEEEASLLRDYGNKYWSGLLRDYYGPRAAIYFKYLIQSFEKGESFDLKGWRREWIKLTNNWQNARDIYPVKSEGDALVTSRWLFEKYLRGSGIDDH
- the LOC139892459 gene encoding alpha-N-acetylglucosaminidase-like isoform X1; its protein translation is MTAYVTLIFTIVILLFTVTHSSTVGVQYVSGLLQIQDRERASSSVQISAARAVLDRFIPSHSSSFDFQIITKEHCGGVSCFMISNLPTSHLPGAPEIRISGVTGVELLTGLHWYLKNLCGAHISWDKTGGSQLSSVPKAGSLPRMKDDGLLIQRPVPWNYYQNAVTSSYTFAWWDWQRWEKEIDWMALHGINMPLAFTGQEAIWQKVFEKFNISNSELGDFFGGPAFLAWSRMANLHGWGGPLPQSWLDQQLAMQKKILARMYELGMTPVLPAFSGNVPAALKNVYPSAKITRLGNWFTVDSNPKWCCTYLLDATDPLFIEIGKAFISQQIKEYGRSSHIYNCDTFDENTPPTDDPEYISSLAAAIFKGMQSGDDDAVWLMQGWLFAYDPYWRPPQMQALLDAVPIGKMIVLDLFAEVTPIWTTSDQFYGVPYIWCMLHNFAGNVEMYGVLDSVGSGPVEARISNNSTMVGVGMSMEGIEQNPIVYDLMSEMAFQRTKIDVKTWVDSYPTRRYGRFVPSLKEAWNILYHTLYNCTDGAYDKNRDVIVAFPDVDPSFLSSRKTSGTRYLRSINPLSKRFSLKDENEDFDKPHLWYSTSEVIRALELFIDGGNELSGSNTYRYDVVDLTRQALAKFANDLFLDIIEAYDSHDADGVAYLSKKFLDLVDDMDALLACHEGFLLGPWLESSKQLAINEEQKKQYEWNARTQITMWFDNTEEEASLLRDYGNKYWSGLLRDYYGPRAAIYFKYLIQSFEKGESFDLKGWRREWIKLTNNWQNARDIYPVKSEGDALVTSRWLFEKYLRGSGIDDH